In one window of Massilibacterium senegalense DNA:
- a CDS encoding membrane-spanning protein, with protein sequence MFKLELKRALTRKSTVVVLTIGILIAGLDVLTNNVILLTKQDFLDYPYGVYSWWILYDLDVYISIFMIIFPLLASVAYGDTYVEDMKSGFIKNILVRYSKGKYLLIRFIITFLVGGLVVSIPLLFNFVLYACFIPIIEPNIFFGSYSIPINGFLPELFYSHPFLHVALKIFICFIYGGIFAVISLFFSLFIFNRYIVVIIPFIIYLFLDILFSSIGVEYVSPIVFLFFNIIPYTNLIFLIAISTLVLLMISFLFGGKRYEVF encoded by the coding sequence GTGTTTAAACTAGAATTGAAAAGAGCATTAACAAGAAAATCTACAGTGGTAGTTTTAACTATTGGTATATTAATTGCAGGTTTAGATGTGTTAACTAATAATGTTATTCTTTTGACGAAACAAGATTTTTTGGATTATCCTTACGGCGTATATAGTTGGTGGATTCTGTATGATCTTGATGTTTATATATCCATTTTTATGATTATTTTTCCCTTATTGGCGTCAGTTGCATATGGGGATACTTATGTAGAAGATATGAAAAGTGGCTTTATTAAAAATATTTTAGTGAGATATAGTAAGGGAAAATATTTGTTAATAAGATTTATCATAACATTTCTTGTTGGTGGTCTTGTCGTTTCGATACCTTTACTTTTTAATTTTGTTTTATATGCATGTTTTATACCAATCATTGAACCTAATATTTTTTTTGGAAGCTATAGTATACCAATCAATGGATTTTTGCCAGAATTATTTTATAGTCATCCATTTCTACATGTAGCTTTAAAAATATTCATATGTTTTATTTATGGAGGAATTTTTGCGGTCATTTCTTTATTTTTTAGTCTGTTTATATTTAATCGATACATTGTTGTGATTATTCCATTTATCATTTATTTGTTTCTTGATATTTTATTTTCATCTATAGGAGTAGAATATGTTTCACCTATTGTATTTTTATTTTTTAATATCATTCCTTATACGAACTTAATTTTCCTGATAGCTATAAGTACCTTAGTATTGCTTATGATTTCCTTTTTATTTGGAGGAAAACGTTATGAAGTTTTTTAA
- a CDS encoding sigma-70 family RNA polymerase sigma factor, giving the protein MALTHWIRRMKEGDEEAFSYIYKITSQEVYRTVSFLLINQKDVDEVVHEVYIQMWKSVSNFDEERSFRFWLNGLIMHQVQNHRRKSWRKNRIIEKAKLFFKEGFVVTEEIVLSKETKSELMEVLQLLPYKQREVVILRYFKEFSLEEISGILNIPVGTVKSRLHNGLKRLRKEIVQIKVEKEGEV; this is encoded by the coding sequence ATGGCATTAACTCATTGGATTAGAAGAATGAAAGAAGGAGACGAAGAAGCTTTTTCTTATATTTATAAAATAACTAGTCAAGAAGTATACAGAACAGTTTCATTTTTACTAATAAATCAGAAAGATGTTGATGAAGTAGTTCATGAAGTTTATATCCAAATGTGGAAATCGGTATCAAACTTTGATGAGGAACGTTCGTTTCGTTTTTGGTTAAATGGTTTAATTATGCACCAAGTACAAAATCATCGTAGAAAATCATGGAGGAAGAATCGAATTATCGAAAAAGCAAAGCTATTTTTTAAAGAAGGTTTTGTTGTAACTGAAGAAATTGTTTTATCTAAAGAGACAAAAAGTGAACTAATGGAAGTACTACAATTGTTGCCATATAAACAGAGAGAAGTGGTTATTTTACGTTATTTTAAGGAGTTTTCATTAGAGGAAATTTCCGGAATATTAAACATACCAGTTGGTACCGTTAAATCAAGATTACATAATGGCTTAAAAAGATTAAGAAAAGAAATAGTACAAATCAAAGTTGAAAAGGAAGGTGAAGTTTAA
- a CDS encoding uracil/xanthine transporter: protein MRYKWYLAFGSIQWFFFIFTNTVVVPLSIGVAFSLPQESIFSMMTYSLILTGLASVLQGWIGHQFPLMEGHSGLWWGFYLSMATTLHTLGFDLREVGGSIATGVIIVGGIVMLVGIFNVTTWLHIFFTTMVRNIYVLMLSIQLGVLFFLRMFETNNQGHIVVWSALLSLFIVMLILVLNTKGMGNLKNFALLIGLVIGWTLYRIVETKEGISLEGGTVFFPLGSPTLIMGIVIVTVIAGLLNIINTFAAIEVAEKLYGTTVAQKRYRMSFIITGGFTMLAGVFGLVPFAPFTSSIGFLESTKMTERKPFLIGGMLLMFIGFIPSFSAFLLSMPMTIGNAVLFVAYLQLFGTGLKGLQTIPLTTSVVYRIAFPIMCGVGVMMMNPTMWGSLPFFMQPLLSSGFLVAILIALCIENSIRLKNRLHFF from the coding sequence TTGCGGTACAAATGGTATCTAGCATTTGGAAGTATACAATGGTTCTTTTTTATTTTTACAAATACCGTTGTCGTTCCTCTTTCAATCGGTGTCGCTTTTTCGTTGCCACAAGAATCAATTTTTTCAATGATGACATATTCTTTGATTTTGACTGGTCTTGCAAGTGTTTTACAAGGATGGATTGGGCATCAATTCCCCTTAATGGAAGGACATTCTGGACTTTGGTGGGGATTTTATCTTAGCATGGCAACGACCCTACACACACTGGGCTTTGATTTACGAGAAGTAGGTGGAAGTATAGCAACAGGCGTCATCATTGTTGGTGGAATAGTGATGTTGGTAGGAATATTTAACGTAACGACATGGCTTCACATATTTTTTACGACAATGGTTCGAAATATTTATGTATTAATGTTAAGTATTCAGCTTGGTGTGTTATTTTTTTTACGAATGTTTGAAACGAATAACCAAGGGCATATCGTTGTTTGGAGTGCCTTATTATCTTTATTTATCGTTATGCTTATTTTAGTGTTAAATACAAAAGGAATGGGTAATCTTAAAAATTTTGCGTTATTAATAGGATTAGTGATTGGATGGACGCTTTATCGAATAGTAGAAACGAAAGAGGGGATTTCCTTAGAAGGGGGAACCGTTTTCTTTCCATTAGGGTCTCCTACCTTGATTATGGGCATTGTCATCGTTACTGTGATTGCAGGATTATTAAATATAATTAATACATTTGCCGCAATAGAAGTAGCAGAAAAATTGTATGGCACGACGGTTGCGCAAAAACGATATCGCATGTCATTTATCATTACCGGTGGATTTACGATGTTAGCAGGAGTTTTTGGTCTTGTCCCTTTTGCTCCGTTTACATCTTCTATTGGATTTTTAGAAAGTACAAAAATGACCGAACGAAAACCATTTTTAATCGGTGGAATGTTGCTTATGTTTATTGGCTTTATTCCGAGCTTTTCGGCCTTTTTATTAAGCATGCCAATGACAATCGGAAATGCTGTTTTATTTGTGGCTTATTTACAGTTATTCGGTACGGGACTAAAAGGATTGCAAACAATACCTCTTACCACTTCCGTCGTGTACCGCATCGCCTTTCCAATTATGTGTGGAGTAGGAGTCATGATGATGAACCCAACGATGTGGGGATCTTTACCGTTTTTTATGCAACCTTTATTATCAAGTGGATTTCTTGTGGCTATTTTAATTGCTTTATGTATAGAAAATTCAATTCGATTAAAAAATCGATTACACTTTTTTTAA
- a CDS encoding SPFH domain-containing protein, with the protein MGVGLFFFIIVLISILLLFAWNIRIVPQSQAYVIERLGSFKQVWSNGLHVKIPIIERIVSKVSLKEQVVDFLPQAVITSDNVTMKINTVVYYQITDPKLYTYGVERPLMAIENLTATTLRNIIGSMELDQTLTSRDAINTQLRTVLDEATNPWGIKINRVELKDIIPPEQIIQAMEKQMKAEREKREEILQAEGRKTSQILIAQGNKESVILDAEGNKESMILAAEADREAAIRRAEGEAEAIRIVQQAHADAIRLINEADPEKGYLTLQSLEALAKVADGNATKLIIPSNLQDLTGLVASLKEATDLAEKPKEIKQ; encoded by the coding sequence ATGGGAGTAGGATTATTCTTTTTTATTATTGTCTTAATTTCTATTTTACTATTATTTGCTTGGAACATTCGAATTGTTCCTCAAAGTCAGGCATATGTGATTGAGCGCTTAGGTTCATTTAAACAAGTGTGGAGCAATGGATTACATGTTAAAATTCCGATTATTGAACGAATTGTTTCGAAAGTTTCGTTAAAAGAACAAGTAGTAGATTTTTTACCACAAGCTGTCATTACTAGTGATAACGTTACGATGAAAATTAACACCGTAGTATACTATCAAATTACCGATCCTAAATTATACACATATGGTGTGGAAAGACCGTTAATGGCCATTGAAAACTTAACTGCAACTACATTACGTAATATTATCGGTTCAATGGAATTAGACCAAACGTTAACAAGTCGTGATGCTATTAATACACAATTACGCACTGTTTTGGATGAAGCGACGAATCCATGGGGAATTAAAATTAATCGTGTGGAATTAAAAGATATTATCCCGCCAGAACAAATTATTCAAGCAATGGAAAAACAAATGAAAGCAGAGCGGGAAAAACGGGAAGAAATTCTTCAAGCAGAAGGTAGAAAAACATCTCAAATTTTAATTGCACAAGGGAATAAGGAAAGTGTTATTTTGGATGCAGAAGGGAACAAGGAAAGTATGATTCTTGCTGCAGAAGCAGATAGAGAAGCGGCCATTCGAAGAGCAGAAGGGGAAGCGGAAGCAATTCGTATTGTCCAACAAGCACATGCGGATGCGATTCGATTAATTAATGAAGCAGATCCTGAAAAAGGATACTTAACATTACAAAGTCTAGAAGCATTAGCGAAAGTAGCCGATGGAAATGCAACAAAACTTATTATTCCATCTAACCTTCAAGATTTAACCGGACTAGTAGCCTCGTTAAAAGAAGCGACTGATTTAGCTGAAAAACCAAAAGAGATAAAACAATAA
- a CDS encoding NfeD family protein: MYLWIGIFILSLLVELMTVSLISIWFSIGAIVAFIVEYLGYSISVQWIVFIVVSFILVLVTKPFTKKVLQKKVEKTNIDAWVGMEVEVIKEIAPHRDGEVKKDGVVYDARVVGGETIPVGEWVIIDHIEGNTIYVRTKTLKEA; encoded by the coding sequence ATGTATCTGTGGATAGGAATCTTTATTCTTTCTTTGCTCGTTGAATTGATGACTGTCTCGTTAATTTCTATTTGGTTTAGTATAGGAGCGATTGTCGCTTTTATTGTAGAATATTTAGGATATTCCATTAGTGTACAGTGGATCGTCTTTATTGTTGTATCATTTATACTAGTTTTGGTAACAAAACCGTTTACGAAAAAAGTGTTACAAAAGAAAGTGGAAAAAACAAATATAGATGCTTGGGTTGGCATGGAAGTAGAAGTAATAAAAGAAATTGCACCACATCGGGACGGGGAAGTAAAAAAAGATGGCGTTGTTTACGATGCAAGAGTCGTAGGAGGAGAAACGATTCCAGTAGGAGAATGGGTAATAATTGATCATATTGAAGGAAATACTATTTATGTACGAACGAAAACATTGAAGGAGGCGTAA
- a CDS encoding ArsR/SmtB family transcription factor: protein MYQPSLSLTACHPIFKALGDEKRLAIIDILSQKDKVCVCEFIHLFSLSQSKLSYHLKILLDANLITKSQQGTWNYYSLNKDVLTSVLSSNLLKM, encoded by the coding sequence ATGTACCAACCTTCTCTCTCTCTTACTGCTTGTCACCCTATTTTTAAAGCATTAGGTGACGAAAAACGGTTAGCTATTATTGATATCTTATCTCAAAAAGATAAGGTTTGTGTTTGTGAATTTATTCATTTATTTTCTTTATCACAATCTAAACTATCGTATCATCTGAAAATTTTATTAGATGCAAATTTAATTACAAAATCTCAACAAGGTACGTGGAATTATTATTCGCTTAATAAAGATGTATTAACGAGCGTCTTATCATCTAACCTGTTGAAAATGTAA
- a CDS encoding permease, which translates to MDTFLTFSKTFLTLFIELIGLFIFISFLVSFLQRKVTPEKIEQVLHRPKRWLSYVYGALFGALTPFCSCSTIPILAGLLSSRAPFGPSIAYLIASPLLNPVILILFISLIGVKFTIVYFIMMFFFAILTGFTWEKLGFEKEVKKVRVHRGEKEENTDLPKWKLALADAWGFFYPLLPYILLGVFIGAAIHNFIPESFIIKYASGEHWWTIPIAALIGIPMYIRVEAIIPISSALLTKGMGIGSILALIVGGAGASIPEMILLSKLFKRKLVFIFMVSVLLIAILSGLFVQYML; encoded by the coding sequence ATGGATACTTTTTTAACCTTCAGTAAAACATTTTTAACACTTTTCATCGAACTGATTGGATTATTTATTTTTATTAGTTTTCTCGTAAGTTTTTTACAAAGAAAAGTAACGCCAGAAAAAATAGAACAAGTACTTCATCGTCCAAAACGGTGGCTAAGTTATGTATACGGAGCTTTATTTGGAGCATTAACGCCCTTTTGTTCTTGCTCTACCATTCCAATTTTAGCAGGACTTTTATCATCAAGGGCACCCTTTGGTCCATCTATTGCATATTTAATTGCTTCGCCGCTCCTTAATCCGGTTATCCTTATTTTGTTTATTAGTTTGATTGGAGTAAAATTTACAATCGTTTATTTTATTATGATGTTTTTCTTCGCCATTCTGACAGGATTCACTTGGGAAAAGCTAGGTTTTGAAAAAGAGGTAAAAAAAGTTCGAGTTCATCGTGGAGAAAAAGAAGAAAATACCGATCTTCCGAAATGGAAACTCGCTTTAGCTGATGCTTGGGGATTTTTTTATCCACTTTTACCATATATCTTACTAGGAGTCTTTATCGGGGCTGCTATTCATAACTTTATTCCGGAGAGTTTCATCATAAAATATGCTAGCGGGGAACATTGGTGGACAATTCCAATCGCTGCACTTATCGGGATTCCAATGTACATTCGTGTGGAAGCAATTATTCCTATTAGTAGTGCGCTTTTAACAAAAGGAATGGGAATTGGCTCTATTTTAGCTTTAATTGTTGGTGGTGCTGGTGCTAGTATTCCAGAAATGATTTTACTAAGTAAATTGTTCAAACGAAAACTTGTCTTCATTTTTATGGTTTCTGTTTTATTGATTGCCATTTTGAGCGGCCTTTTCGTGCAATACATGTTATAA
- a CDS encoding MFS transporter, with amino-acid sequence MGSQQPLSTRKLLSIAGLAWLFDAMDVGLLSFINAALKEDWNLTPEQIGWIGSINSIGMAVGAFAFGAMADKIGRKHVFIITLLLFSLASGFSALSTTLAIFLVFRFLIGAGLGGELPVASTYVSESVHPKKRGQVVVLLESFWALGWIVAAIIAYFIIPTYGWRVALLLTAIPALYAVVLRLKLPDTMPKQPKTEKISVWQNVKSVWTKPYIQRTTMLWLLWFSVVFSYYGMFLWLPSVMVLKGFAMIKSFQYVLIMTLAQLPGYFTAAWFIEKFGRKFVLVTYLIGTAVSAYFFGNADTLTMLMTSGILLSFFNLGAWGAMYAYTPEQYPAHIRGTGAGMAASFGRIGGIFGPLMVGYLVAANMSIGSIFSIFAISIFIGVLAVLFLGKETKYTG; translated from the coding sequence ATGGGGTCACAGCAACCGTTATCAACTAGGAAATTACTATCTATCGCCGGACTCGCTTGGTTGTTTGACGCAATGGATGTTGGGTTGTTATCATTTATTAACGCCGCATTAAAAGAAGATTGGAATTTAACACCAGAACAAATCGGATGGATTGGAAGTATTAATTCCATCGGGATGGCAGTCGGGGCATTTGCTTTCGGAGCAATGGCCGATAAAATCGGTCGTAAACATGTCTTTATCATTACATTATTACTCTTTTCATTAGCAAGTGGTTTTTCCGCTCTGAGTACAACGTTAGCAATCTTTTTAGTATTTCGCTTTTTAATTGGTGCTGGATTAGGTGGGGAGTTACCCGTTGCTTCTACTTATGTTAGTGAAAGTGTTCATCCAAAAAAACGTGGACAAGTTGTCGTACTTTTAGAAAGTTTCTGGGCATTAGGATGGATTGTGGCAGCGATTATTGCCTACTTTATTATTCCAACTTACGGCTGGCGGGTTGCTTTACTATTAACAGCGATTCCTGCTCTTTATGCTGTTGTCCTTCGATTAAAATTACCAGATACGATGCCAAAGCAACCAAAAACAGAAAAAATAAGCGTGTGGCAAAATGTAAAAAGTGTTTGGACAAAACCATATATCCAACGAACAACGATGTTATGGCTATTATGGTTTAGTGTTGTATTTTCCTACTATGGCATGTTTTTATGGCTTCCTTCTGTCATGGTGTTAAAAGGATTTGCGATGATTAAAAGTTTCCAATATGTCCTCATTATGACGCTTGCTCAACTACCAGGTTACTTTACTGCTGCTTGGTTTATTGAAAAATTCGGTCGTAAGTTTGTACTTGTAACATATTTGATTGGAACCGCAGTTAGTGCGTACTTTTTCGGAAATGCCGACACCTTAACGATGTTGATGACTTCTGGTATTTTGCTCTCCTTCTTTAACTTAGGTGCATGGGGTGCGATGTATGCTTACACACCTGAACAATATCCCGCACACATTCGCGGAACAGGTGCAGGAATGGCTGCTTCGTTCGGACGAATTGGCGGTATTTTCGGACCGCTCATGGTCGGTTATTTAGTAGCAGCAAACATGTCGATTGGATCGATTTTTAGTATTTTTGCTATTTCCATTTTTATCGGTGTTCTTGCTGTTTTATTCCTCGGAAAAGAAACAAAATATACAGGTTAA
- a CDS encoding phosphate/phosphite/phosphonate ABC transporter substrate-binding protein, giving the protein MIKKLLGVGISFALAASMLVGCGNSEETTQKANGETNKAETSYVPEELTVQFVPSQNADTLEAKAKPLEELLSKELGIPVKVSVSTDYNTIVEAMASKKVDVGFLPPTAYVLAKEKGAAEVILQAQRFGVNDEDGTPTEELVDFYKSIFIVKKDSGIEKIEDLKGKKIGYQNVTSSAGYVWPAASLMEKRIDPLKDVEPVTLKGHDQAIIALLNGEIDAAVTFQDARNVVKGDYPKVFDETKIIEFTEKIPNDTISVRSDIDEEWSKKIQEAFIAIGKDKKGQEIIRDIYSHEGYVESDDSKFDIVREYGEKVQTE; this is encoded by the coding sequence ATGATTAAAAAATTGTTAGGAGTCGGGATTTCGTTTGCCCTGGCTGCTAGTATGCTTGTCGGTTGCGGTAATTCAGAAGAAACAACTCAAAAGGCCAATGGCGAAACAAACAAGGCAGAAACTAGTTATGTACCGGAAGAATTAACAGTTCAATTCGTCCCTTCACAGAATGCGGATACACTGGAAGCGAAAGCAAAACCACTAGAAGAACTGTTAAGTAAAGAATTGGGTATCCCAGTAAAAGTAAGTGTATCAACAGACTATAATACAATTGTAGAAGCAATGGCTTCGAAAAAGGTGGATGTTGGATTTCTCCCTCCAACCGCATATGTACTAGCAAAGGAAAAAGGGGCAGCAGAAGTAATCCTTCAAGCACAACGTTTTGGAGTGAATGATGAAGATGGCACCCCTACAGAGGAATTAGTAGATTTCTATAAATCCATTTTTATTGTGAAAAAAGATTCTGGCATTGAAAAAATAGAAGATTTAAAAGGAAAGAAAATTGGTTATCAAAACGTTACCTCTTCCGCAGGATATGTTTGGCCAGCAGCTTCTTTAATGGAAAAAAGAATTGATCCGTTAAAAGATGTGGAACCAGTTACCCTAAAAGGGCATGACCAAGCGATTATTGCGCTTTTAAATGGGGAAATTGACGCTGCTGTAACATTCCAAGATGCACGTAATGTTGTAAAAGGTGACTATCCAAAAGTATTTGACGAAACAAAGATTATCGAATTCACTGAAAAAATTCCAAATGATACAATTTCCGTTCGTTCTGACATAGATGAAGAATGGTCGAAAAAAATTCAAGAAGCATTCATCGCGATTGGTAAAGACAAAAAAGGACAAGAGATTATCCGTGACATCTATTCTCATGAAGGATATGTGGAATCTGATGACAGCAAATTTGACATTGTCCGCGAATATGGAGAGAAAGTTCAAACAGAGTAG
- the phnC gene encoding phosphonate ABC transporter ATP-binding protein encodes MIEFKYVSKIYPNGTKGLHDVNLSIKKGEFVVIVGLSGAGKSTLLRSINRLHEITSGEILIDGKSITKAKGKELYQIRRNIGMIFQNFNLVKRSTVIRNVLSGRVGYHSTIKMMLGMFPKHDKELAMRALERVNILDKAYARADELSGGQQQRVSIARALAQESKIILADEPVASLDPLTTKQVMDDLKRINEELGITMVVNLHFIDLARTYATRIIGLRAGEIVFDGTIEEATDEKFAEIYGRAIQKDELLEVVK; translated from the coding sequence ATGATTGAATTTAAATATGTGTCAAAAATATATCCAAATGGAACGAAAGGGCTTCATGATGTGAATCTATCTATTAAAAAAGGAGAATTTGTCGTCATTGTTGGCCTTTCCGGTGCAGGTAAATCTACGTTGCTCCGCTCGATTAACCGTCTTCACGAAATAACATCCGGTGAAATTTTGATTGACGGAAAGTCTATTACAAAAGCAAAAGGAAAAGAATTATATCAAATTCGTCGAAATATAGGAATGATTTTTCAAAACTTTAATCTCGTTAAACGATCGACGGTCATCCGAAATGTTTTATCTGGTCGGGTCGGGTATCATTCCACCATCAAAATGATGTTAGGTATGTTCCCAAAACACGATAAAGAACTGGCAATGCGTGCGTTAGAACGTGTCAATATTTTAGATAAAGCATATGCAAGGGCCGATGAACTTTCAGGCGGTCAACAGCAGCGTGTCTCTATTGCACGTGCCCTTGCCCAAGAATCAAAAATTATTTTAGCGGATGAACCAGTCGCATCCCTCGATCCGCTCACAACAAAGCAAGTAATGGACGATTTAAAAAGAATTAATGAAGAACTAGGAATTACAATGGTTGTCAATCTCCATTTTATTGATTTAGCACGTACATACGCAACACGAATCATTGGGTTACGTGCAGGAGAAATTGTATTTGATGGGACCATAGAAGAAGCCACTGATGAGAAATTTGCAGAAATTTATGGAAGGGCGATTCAAAAGGATGAACTGCTTGAGGTGGTAAAATGA
- the phnE gene encoding phosphonate ABC transporter, permease protein PhnE translates to MKPFEINEQSTLHSTSSNKLKHLFTFLLLLLVLWLSGRKVDFSLAMLVTGLPNMLDLLREMFPPDWSYVSNITQPMLETIRMAILGTTFGAIIAIPIALFSARNVFEHPFITIPTRFLLNLIRTIPDLLLASIFVAVFGIGVLPGIFALTVFSIGIIAKLTFEAMESIDSGPLEAMTAVGANKIKWIVFGVIPQVLPQFLSFVLYTFEVNVRAAAVLGLVGAGGIGLYYERTLGFFEYDKTATIIIYTLVVVLIIDTISTKLREKLI, encoded by the coding sequence ATGAAACCATTCGAAATAAACGAACAGTCTACCTTACATTCTACTTCATCCAATAAATTAAAACATCTCTTTACATTCCTGCTCCTTTTACTTGTTTTATGGCTAAGTGGTAGGAAAGTAGATTTTTCATTAGCCATGCTCGTGACAGGATTACCAAATATGCTTGATCTTTTACGTGAAATGTTTCCACCCGATTGGAGTTATGTATCTAATATCACACAACCAATGTTAGAAACCATTCGAATGGCCATTCTAGGGACAACATTCGGAGCAATTATTGCCATTCCGATTGCTCTTTTTTCAGCAAGAAATGTATTTGAACATCCATTTATCACGATTCCTACTCGGTTTCTTTTAAATTTAATACGTACCATTCCTGATTTATTATTAGCTTCTATATTTGTTGCGGTTTTTGGAATTGGAGTACTTCCAGGTATTTTTGCTTTAACCGTATTTTCAATTGGAATTATCGCTAAATTAACCTTCGAAGCGATGGAATCAATTGATTCCGGACCATTAGAAGCGATGACAGCTGTTGGTGCAAATAAAATAAAATGGATTGTTTTTGGGGTGATTCCACAAGTATTGCCTCAATTTTTATCATTTGTTCTCTATACATTTGAAGTAAATGTTCGAGCCGCTGCCGTACTCGGGTTAGTAGGAGCAGGAGGCATTGGGCTTTATTACGAAAGAACACTTGGCTTTTTTGAATACGATAAAACAGCTACTATTATTATCTATACATTAGTGGTTGTGCTGATTATTGATACTATTAGTACAAAATTACGGGAGAAATTAATATGA
- the phnE gene encoding phosphonate ABC transporter, permease protein PhnE — protein MSEMAITKKQKRYRKWLVACIIIFIYIWAFAGMPKVEINDTSGEVVSSIISGLIHPDWDYVYDPGGEDLLRGLLDTLAIAILGTFISALLCVPFAFWAASNRSKWNVISGSGKFVLSFIRVFPEIIMALLFIKAVGPGSFAGVLALGIHSIGMLGKLISEDIERLDFGPSEALIASGANPIKTLWFAVLPQVLPSYLSFIIYRFEINIRSATILGIIGAGGIGTPLIFALSVRDWERVGVILLGIILMVILTDFISGKLRERLT, from the coding sequence ATGAGTGAAATGGCTATAACGAAAAAACAGAAACGTTATCGAAAATGGCTAGTCGCCTGTATCATCATCTTTATATATATTTGGGCATTTGCTGGGATGCCAAAAGTGGAGATAAACGATACATCCGGAGAAGTCGTTTCTTCCATTATTTCAGGACTGATTCATCCAGACTGGGACTATGTGTATGACCCAGGTGGCGAAGATTTACTACGTGGATTACTAGATACATTAGCAATCGCTATCCTCGGAACATTCATCTCGGCATTACTTTGTGTTCCATTTGCATTTTGGGCAGCATCTAATAGGAGTAAATGGAACGTCATTTCAGGAAGTGGAAAATTTGTACTTAGCTTTATTCGTGTTTTTCCTGAAATTATTATGGCACTTCTTTTCATTAAAGCGGTTGGACCTGGTTCATTTGCAGGGGTACTAGCTTTAGGGATTCACTCTATCGGAATGCTCGGTAAACTGATTTCAGAAGACATTGAACGTTTAGATTTCGGTCCTTCAGAAGCATTAATCGCTTCTGGTGCCAACCCTATTAAAACACTTTGGTTTGCTGTCTTACCACAAGTATTGCCAAGCTATCTTTCGTTCATTATTTATCGCTTTGAAATTAATATTCGTTCTGCTACTATTTTAGGGATTATTGGCGCTGGAGGAATTGGAACACCATTAATTTTTGCTCTTAGCGTACGTGATTGGGAGCGTGTCGGAGTCATTTTATTAGGCATTATTTTAATGGTTATCCTTACTGATTTTATTTCTGGGAAATTAAGAGAACGACTAACATAA